One Bremerella cremea genomic window carries:
- a CDS encoding PDZ domain-containing protein: protein MKVRYLFATGLLVAGVVAAPLWNNATADEKPKVDASAEAKLNSDNGKAEAKQYWLGVQLAPTPEILKRHVERLKDGGAMVAGVASNSPAEKAGLQAGDHILKINDQVVTSPNQVVEVVRQAAGEALVMRVLRGMEVDSFTVKPEIAPENPMLPQVVPDMAGMLPPALNEDVPGARFRFFGPGQMVPPQVRVRLMEDDLPQNLLIRVEKQGDAPAKLHIEREGQAWDVTADEIDELPEDLRPIAKRFLAKNANGPVIFGGKDVPFHDLKDMMLEMQPGNMGPPQFDAIQQQMQQQMREMREMMQRMDQHMNRIQIQQDQPPMDLAHPDEV from the coding sequence ATGAAGGTCCGTTATTTGTTCGCGACAGGTCTTCTCGTAGCCGGTGTTGTTGCGGCGCCCCTGTGGAACAATGCTACCGCCGACGAAAAACCAAAGGTCGATGCGTCTGCGGAAGCCAAGCTGAATTCCGACAACGGTAAGGCAGAGGCCAAGCAGTATTGGCTCGGAGTTCAATTAGCACCCACGCCTGAAATTTTGAAACGCCATGTCGAGCGCCTCAAGGATGGCGGGGCGATGGTTGCCGGTGTCGCCTCGAACAGCCCTGCGGAGAAAGCAGGCCTGCAAGCTGGCGACCACATTTTAAAGATAAACGATCAGGTCGTTACGTCGCCTAATCAGGTGGTCGAGGTGGTCCGTCAAGCAGCAGGCGAAGCGTTGGTAATGCGTGTTTTGCGGGGCATGGAGGTTGACTCTTTCACCGTGAAACCTGAAATCGCGCCAGAAAATCCCATGCTGCCGCAAGTTGTTCCTGACATGGCAGGGATGTTGCCCCCGGCATTGAACGAGGATGTGCCCGGCGCACGTTTCCGTTTCTTTGGCCCAGGGCAAATGGTGCCACCCCAAGTTCGTGTGCGTTTGATGGAAGATGATCTGCCGCAAAACTTGCTGATTCGTGTCGAGAAGCAAGGTGATGCTCCGGCCAAGTTGCACATCGAACGCGAAGGCCAGGCCTGGGATGTTACGGCGGATGAAATTGACGAGCTTCCCGAAGACCTACGCCCGATCGCGAAGCGTTTCCTCGCGAAAAATGCGAACGGCCCGGTCATCTTTGGTGGAAAGGACGTTCCCTTTCATGACTTGAAAGACATGATGCTCGAAATGCAGCCAGGCAATATGGGGCCTCCGCAGTTCGATGCTATTCAGCAGCAAATGCAACAACAAATGCGGGAAATGCGCGAGATGATGCAACGCATGGACCAGCACATGAACCGCATTCAGATTCAACAAGATCAGCCGCCAATGGACTTGGCCCACCCTGACGAAGTCTAG
- a CDS encoding sigma-54-dependent Fis family transcriptional regulator, with the protein MNRSPHDLLASLSEMLPSHPQLGTFLAAIWNEVESANNLADFCRGTAQSLQAATAATAVQFQQQQPNGEWRKIASNGNPRSVTASQFEKWLHAEIVPGETASLLLTLPDEPNRMLILDGATRLSPGYLQAIREVVILALARFLQSVTQSQRATHLKAILSMVQRWQQTDDLPSLLNQMAESSTEFFQAERASIFLWDKPKHQLVGRPALGVEDGKLVVPDDKGVVGAVVQTGQSRRVDDMLGHEVNRDIDKQLEFHTHSLLCVPLLDRKAKVFGAFELINKRSGNFTTQDQQGLEEIAVHAAAVLESSQQIAELLESRDRIAAAQAAEIQLIGESPPMLKLRKNIERIAATKLPVLVLGENGTGKEVVSRMIHYHGNRRGQPLVSVNCAALPDTLLESELFGHEKGAFTGAHETKPGKFELASGGTLFLDEIGDMSLPGQAKLLRVLENQVLTRLGGQIDIEVDVRVIAATNQDLPQLVKENRFRQDLFYRLDVVSLYLPPLRDRGNDILILAERFLVEFARKARRETPTLSSDAQSRLLGHAWPGNIRELRNTMERTAFLCDRDIVTAEMLPIDTNRSPQVQQVPTQLDLTEATNRFQADFISYHLERSGGNMSQAAKNMGLHRSNLHRKMKQLGLLEERE; encoded by the coding sequence ATGAATCGATCTCCTCACGATCTCCTGGCCTCGCTCAGCGAGATGTTGCCGTCGCATCCTCAGTTAGGAACGTTTCTCGCTGCAATTTGGAACGAGGTGGAATCGGCGAACAATCTAGCTGATTTTTGCCGAGGCACCGCTCAGTCGCTTCAAGCCGCCACCGCAGCTACCGCCGTTCAATTTCAGCAGCAGCAGCCCAACGGCGAATGGCGAAAAATTGCGTCGAACGGTAACCCTCGCAGTGTCACCGCATCCCAGTTCGAGAAATGGCTGCATGCCGAAATAGTCCCCGGTGAAACGGCCTCGCTGCTGCTGACCTTGCCCGACGAACCGAACCGCATGCTGATTCTCGACGGGGCAACGCGGCTGTCGCCTGGGTACCTTCAAGCAATTCGCGAAGTAGTCATCTTAGCGCTCGCTCGGTTCCTACAAAGCGTCACCCAAAGCCAGCGAGCCACCCACCTCAAAGCAATCCTTTCCATGGTCCAGCGTTGGCAGCAAACCGACGACCTGCCGTCGCTGCTTAACCAAATGGCGGAGTCTTCCACCGAGTTCTTTCAGGCAGAACGAGCCAGTATTTTTTTGTGGGATAAACCCAAGCACCAGCTTGTCGGCCGTCCGGCGTTAGGGGTCGAAGATGGCAAGTTGGTAGTGCCGGACGATAAGGGGGTCGTCGGTGCCGTCGTGCAAACGGGCCAGTCACGCCGCGTTGACGATATGCTCGGGCACGAAGTCAATCGCGACATCGACAAGCAGCTAGAGTTCCACACACACAGCTTGTTGTGCGTTCCCTTATTAGATCGAAAAGCGAAGGTTTTCGGCGCGTTCGAGCTGATCAACAAGCGTTCCGGCAATTTCACTACGCAAGATCAGCAAGGCTTGGAGGAGATCGCCGTACATGCCGCAGCTGTGCTAGAAAGCTCGCAGCAAATTGCCGAGCTACTGGAAAGCCGCGACCGAATCGCCGCCGCCCAGGCCGCCGAAATTCAACTCATCGGCGAATCTCCGCCGATGTTAAAGCTCCGCAAAAACATCGAACGGATCGCCGCCACCAAGCTGCCAGTGCTCGTCTTAGGCGAGAACGGAACCGGCAAGGAAGTTGTCAGTCGCATGATCCACTATCACGGCAATCGGCGTGGGCAACCGTTGGTATCGGTAAATTGCGCGGCGCTGCCAGATACCTTGCTCGAAAGCGAATTGTTCGGCCACGAGAAAGGGGCATTTACCGGGGCGCACGAAACGAAGCCGGGCAAGTTCGAGCTAGCCTCAGGCGGGACACTCTTCCTCGACGAGATCGGCGACATGAGCTTGCCCGGCCAAGCGAAGCTGCTCCGCGTTTTAGAAAACCAAGTACTAACTCGGCTAGGTGGTCAGATCGATATCGAGGTCGATGTACGCGTGATCGCCGCCACCAACCAAGACCTGCCGCAGTTGGTGAAAGAGAACCGTTTCCGGCAAGATTTGTTCTACCGGCTAGACGTCGTCTCGCTGTACCTGCCGCCGCTGCGCGATCGAGGCAACGACATTTTGATCTTGGCCGAACGCTTCCTTGTCGAGTTTGCGCGGAAGGCTCGACGAGAAACCCCCACGCTTTCCAGCGATGCCCAAAGCCGCCTCTTAGGGCATGCCTGGCCAGGCAACATACGCGAACTACGAAACACCATGGAGCGAACCGCTTTCTTATGCGATCGCGATATTGTCACCGCCGAGATGCTTCCGATCGATACCAACCGCAGCCCCCAAGTTCAGCAAGTTCCCACGCAGCTCGACCTGACCGAAGCCACGAACCGCTTTCAGGCAGATTTCATCAGCTATCACTTGGAAAGAAGCGGAGGCAACATGAGCCAAGCCGCCAAAAACATGGGCCTGCACCGCTCGAACCTCCACCGCAAGATGAAACAATTAGGCCTGCTGGAAGAACGAGAATAA
- a CDS encoding TPM domain-containing protein, translated as MQRATNLFNSQQRQEIEAAVTAAESQTSCEIVPVVATQSGRYDRAEDMVGLWLGVIAAIAVWLAFPRSADDHGDWSGMTFDLGLLLMIISIVVAFIIGAFAGSQVGWLRRLFTPRQQMEEEVNARARAIFFDQRVHHTSGATGLLIYVSLYEQMAVVLGDQELLNKVGQPVLDQLCEQLTTTLKQSHPSEALQTVITAAGQHLSAPLPRAADDVNELADALVLLD; from the coding sequence ATGCAGCGTGCAACGAACCTCTTTAATTCTCAGCAGCGGCAAGAAATTGAAGCCGCCGTTACCGCAGCCGAATCGCAAACCTCGTGCGAAATCGTCCCGGTCGTCGCCACGCAGTCAGGCCGTTACGACCGAGCCGAAGACATGGTCGGCCTCTGGCTGGGCGTGATTGCCGCGATCGCCGTTTGGCTGGCCTTCCCTCGTTCAGCCGATGACCATGGCGACTGGTCTGGCATGACTTTCGATCTTGGGCTGCTGTTGATGATCATCAGCATCGTCGTCGCGTTTATCATCGGGGCGTTCGCCGGCAGCCAAGTCGGCTGGCTCCGCCGCTTGTTCACGCCGCGACAACAAATGGAAGAAGAAGTCAACGCCCGAGCCCGCGCGATCTTCTTCGACCAACGCGTTCACCACACCAGCGGCGCCACCGGCCTGCTGATTTACGTCTCGCTGTACGAACAAATGGCCGTCGTCCTGGGCGATCAAGAGCTCCTCAATAAGGTCGGCCAACCGGTCCTCGACCAGCTTTGCGAGCAACTAACCACCACCCTAAAACAATCCCACCCCAGCGAAGCCCTGCAAACCGTCATCACCGCCGCCGGCCAACACCTCTCCGCCCCCCTGCCCCGCGCAGCCGACGACGTGAACGAACTGGCCGATGCATTGGTGTTGTTGGATTGA
- a CDS encoding TPM domain-containing protein, translating to MNNQRHPKSLAIVLCSLGLLLGSLASSAWAIHIDLQPPGQREFVRDMAHMITPEDKKKIQEICDKLLTDKATPIIVITIESMAKYGGEGMRIETFATLLFDQWGIGHQTINGKEWNTGIMLLVSRDDRKARIELGGGWGRREDELCRQIMDEQIVPRFKQGDFSAGILAGVESLDKMARKLELPAAPVPWWSYAIWIGFFGLAIFTAVSLYRRGSSGWAWLFWGVVFAVIGTILYQMASNRGGGGGGFSGGSFGGGSSGGGGATGSW from the coding sequence ATGAATAACCAACGTCACCCCAAGTCGCTTGCGATCGTGCTTTGCTCGCTCGGTCTGCTGCTGGGCAGCTTGGCTTCGTCCGCCTGGGCGATCCACATCGACTTGCAGCCCCCTGGCCAACGCGAGTTCGTGCGTGACATGGCCCACATGATCACGCCGGAAGACAAAAAGAAAATCCAAGAGATTTGCGACAAGCTGCTTACCGACAAAGCAACGCCGATCATCGTCATCACGATTGAATCGATGGCGAAGTACGGCGGCGAAGGGATGCGAATCGAAACCTTTGCGACGCTGCTATTCGACCAATGGGGCATCGGCCACCAGACGATCAACGGAAAAGAATGGAATACCGGCATCATGTTGTTGGTTTCCCGCGACGACCGTAAGGCCCGCATCGAACTTGGGGGCGGCTGGGGACGACGCGAGGACGAACTTTGTCGTCAGATCATGGACGAACAGATCGTCCCCCGTTTCAAACAAGGGGATTTCTCGGCTGGAATTTTGGCCGGGGTAGAATCGCTCGACAAAATGGCCCGCAAACTCGAATTGCCGGCGGCGCCGGTTCCGTGGTGGAGCTATGCGATTTGGATCGGCTTCTTCGGGCTGGCCATCTTCACGGCCGTTTCCCTTTATCGCCGTGGATCGAGCGGCTGGGCGTGGCTGTTTTGGGGCGTGGTCTTTGCCGTCATTGGCACCATCCTCTATCAAATGGCGTCCAACCGTGGTGGTGGTGGCGGAGGCTTTAGTGGCGGTTCGTTTGGTGGAGGTTCTTCCGGTGGCGGTGGTGCCACAGGCTCTTGGTAA
- a CDS encoding efflux RND transporter permease subunit, translating to MLARFFIDRPIFAWVISIIIVLIGTICLWILPIAQYPEIAPPTVSVTCQYPGASADVVAETVAAPIEQQVVGVEDSLYMSSQSASDGSYTLTVTFALGTDLDMAQVLVQNRVAQAIPLLPDVVQQTGVTTKKKSPNILLAVNLFSEDDPETGEPMLDNLYLSNYATIQIRDRLAKLDGVGDVAILGQQDYSMRIWLNPDALASRSISAGDVVNSLREQNVQVAAGQVGQPPVPAGQEMQLTMTTLGRLITTEQFENIIIKTGQDGQITRIRDVGRVELGAKNLNTICHYDKKPSAGLGVFQLPGSNALDVGERVKREMEELKKRFPEGLRYEIGYDTTPFIEQSVEEVFKTLRDAIILVAIVVLLFLQDWKAVMLPLIDVGVSLVGTFAIMAIMGFTLNNLTLFGLVLAIGIVVDDAIVVLENIERWIAMGYKVRDATINAMHEITGPIIAITLVLSSVFFPSAFLGGITGQFFRQFALTIAAAMLISALNAMTMTPARAASIFKDPVPGEDHTKHREALPWWGIAILGGMLVVWIAGKVMGGSGDHGEAGLPLWMKAALFVPGAILGYFLSHTVNRILASIFGVFNRGFDWATDHYGRGIASLLRISGVALVVYVGLIGLTGYGFSIVPGGFIPTQDQGYLIFDVQLPDSASRERTDAVMAHIENIALETPGILHIVDVSGQSFVQNAVTSNLGGGFLVLKPFSERNSPKLTAEAIAGDLRKKFGEIQEARVSVFEAPPINGLGNAGGFKLMVMDLGDNGYSALQAQADRLANTALEQPGIVVAFSSFRANTPQLYIDIDREKCKSMGVELDAVFQALQVYSGGFYVNDFNRFGRTWQVNAQAESKFRINAKSIKQFKVKSRTGEMVPLGTLCQIKDSTGPMFINRYNNFPAAAINGVNVPIISTGEVLTLMDDLALESLPESMEAEWTEISFLQQQASQFTSFKDVLQNPISALIGAVILVYLILAAQYESWELPVTIILVVPMCVLAALTGVMIAHMALNIFVQIGFVVLVGLACKNAILVVEFAKDLMEKENKPLLEATVQACVTRLRPIVMTSFAFVLGVAPLLWGHGAGAEMRYALGVAVFSGMLGVTGFGLIFTPVFYYVVMKVLQKEGLSPIQHKNQQPPPETPEEV from the coding sequence GTGCTCGCTCGCTTCTTTATCGATCGCCCAATTTTTGCCTGGGTTATTTCGATCATCATCGTGTTGATCGGTACGATCTGCCTCTGGATTCTGCCGATTGCACAATACCCAGAGATCGCTCCGCCCACGGTCTCGGTGACGTGCCAATACCCTGGTGCCAGCGCCGACGTGGTAGCCGAGACGGTAGCCGCCCCGATTGAACAACAGGTCGTCGGTGTCGAAGACTCCTTATATATGTCTTCACAATCGGCCAGCGACGGCAGCTATACCCTCACGGTCACCTTCGCCCTGGGAACCGACCTAGACATGGCCCAGGTGCTTGTGCAGAACCGTGTTGCTCAGGCGATTCCGTTGCTACCAGATGTGGTTCAACAAACCGGGGTGACCACCAAGAAGAAGTCGCCCAACATTTTGCTGGCGGTGAATCTCTTCTCAGAGGACGATCCGGAAACAGGCGAGCCGATGCTCGACAATCTGTATCTCAGCAACTACGCCACCATTCAGATTCGCGACCGTCTTGCCAAATTAGATGGCGTGGGTGACGTCGCGATTCTGGGGCAACAAGACTACAGCATGCGGATCTGGCTCAACCCAGACGCCCTGGCCTCGCGTTCGATCAGCGCAGGGGACGTTGTCAACTCCCTGCGCGAACAAAACGTGCAAGTGGCCGCAGGTCAGGTCGGTCAACCACCGGTGCCCGCCGGTCAGGAAATGCAGCTCACAATGACCACCCTCGGGCGTTTGATCACAACCGAGCAATTTGAAAACATCATCATCAAGACCGGTCAAGACGGGCAGATCACGCGCATTCGTGACGTCGGCCGTGTGGAACTAGGTGCCAAAAACCTCAATACAATCTGCCATTACGATAAAAAACCTTCCGCCGGGCTGGGCGTCTTCCAATTGCCAGGCTCGAATGCGTTGGACGTGGGTGAACGCGTCAAACGTGAAATGGAAGAATTGAAGAAGCGTTTTCCGGAAGGGCTCCGCTACGAAATCGGGTACGACACGACTCCTTTCATCGAGCAATCGGTCGAGGAAGTTTTCAAGACTCTGCGTGACGCGATTATTCTCGTCGCGATTGTGGTGCTGCTGTTCCTGCAAGACTGGAAAGCGGTGATGCTGCCCCTGATTGACGTTGGCGTCTCTCTTGTGGGTACGTTCGCCATCATGGCCATCATGGGGTTCACGTTGAACAACCTGACACTGTTTGGGTTGGTGCTGGCGATTGGTATCGTGGTGGACGATGCGATCGTGGTGCTCGAAAACATTGAGCGTTGGATCGCGATGGGCTATAAGGTCCGCGATGCCACGATTAACGCCATGCATGAAATCACCGGCCCGATTATCGCGATCACCTTGGTGCTCAGCAGCGTGTTCTTCCCTAGTGCTTTCCTCGGAGGCATCACGGGCCAGTTCTTCCGTCAGTTCGCCTTGACGATTGCGGCGGCCATGTTGATCTCGGCATTGAACGCGATGACGATGACCCCAGCCCGAGCCGCGTCGATCTTTAAAGATCCCGTCCCTGGCGAAGATCACACCAAACATCGCGAAGCACTCCCTTGGTGGGGCATTGCGATCTTAGGTGGCATGCTTGTCGTTTGGATAGCTGGCAAAGTGATGGGTGGCTCTGGCGATCATGGCGAAGCTGGTCTTCCGCTGTGGATGAAAGCGGCCTTGTTTGTCCCTGGTGCGATCCTAGGTTATTTCCTTTCGCATACCGTCAACCGCATTCTGGCCTCAATCTTTGGTGTCTTCAACCGTGGCTTCGATTGGGCAACCGATCATTACGGCCGAGGAATCGCGTCCCTCTTGCGAATCAGCGGCGTTGCCTTGGTGGTGTACGTCGGTTTGATTGGTCTGACTGGATATGGTTTCTCTATCGTGCCAGGCGGCTTTATCCCCACCCAAGACCAAGGCTACTTAATTTTCGACGTGCAGTTGCCAGACTCTGCCTCGCGCGAACGAACCGATGCTGTTATGGCACATATCGAGAACATCGCCCTGGAAACACCCGGCATCCTGCATATCGTGGACGTTTCCGGTCAGTCGTTCGTGCAGAATGCCGTTACCTCGAACCTCGGGGGCGGCTTCTTGGTGCTGAAACCGTTCTCAGAAAGAAACAGCCCCAAGCTGACCGCCGAAGCCATCGCTGGCGACCTGCGAAAGAAATTCGGTGAAATTCAAGAGGCACGTGTTTCGGTGTTTGAAGCCCCGCCGATCAACGGCTTAGGCAATGCTGGCGGTTTCAAGCTGATGGTGATGGACTTGGGAGACAACGGTTATTCCGCGCTGCAAGCCCAAGCCGATCGTCTGGCCAATACGGCGCTCGAACAACCAGGCATCGTGGTGGCGTTTAGCAGTTTTCGAGCGAACACGCCGCAGCTTTACATCGATATCGATCGAGAAAAATGCAAGTCGATGGGAGTCGAACTCGATGCCGTCTTCCAAGCCTTGCAGGTCTATTCTGGTGGGTTCTATGTGAACGACTTCAACCGTTTCGGCAGAACCTGGCAAGTGAACGCCCAGGCCGAGTCGAAATTCCGCATCAATGCCAAATCGATCAAACAGTTCAAAGTGAAAAGCCGCACCGGAGAGATGGTCCCCTTGGGCACGCTTTGCCAGATCAAAGACAGTACCGGCCCAATGTTCATCAACCGCTATAACAACTTCCCTGCGGCGGCTATCAACGGCGTGAACGTGCCGATCATCAGTACCGGCGAAGTTCTCACGTTGATGGACGACTTGGCCCTGGAAAGCTTGCCAGAGTCGATGGAGGCCGAGTGGACCGAAATTTCGTTCCTACAACAACAGGCCAGCCAGTTTACCTCGTTCAAAGACGTGCTACAGAATCCGATCTCGGCATTGATTGGCGCGGTCATCCTGGTTTACTTGATTCTGGCTGCCCAGTACGAAAGCTGGGAATTGCCGGTCACGATTATCCTGGTGGTGCCGATGTGCGTGCTTGCTGCCCTGACCGGGGTGATGATCGCCCACATGGCCCTGAACATCTTTGTGCAGATTGGGTTTGTGGTGCTGGTGGGGTTAGCGTGTAAAAACGCGATCTTGGTGGTCGAGTTCGCCAAAGACTTGATGGAGAAAGAGAACAAGCCACTCTTAGAAGCAACCGTTCAAGCGTGTGTAACGCGACTTCGCCCGATTGTCATGACCAGTTTCGCCTTCGTGCTGGGCGTGGCTCCGCTGCTGTGGGGCCATGGAGCCGGTGCTGAAATGCGTTACGCATTGGGCGTGGCGGTCTTCAGTGGTATGCTTGGCGTGACCGGCTTCGGTTTGATCTTCACACCGGTATTCTATTACGTGGTGATGAAGGTCTTGCAGAAGGAAGGCTTGTCGCCAATCCAACACAAAAACCAACAACCACCACCGGAAACGCCGGAAGAAGTGTAA
- a CDS encoding efflux RND transporter periplasmic adaptor subunit: MIKSRTLHSCFAFALLGLMLLGCGRRRELPQAGPPPVTVAPAIEREVVDFDEYTGHVEAISSVDVYAKVSGYLEKVAFQDGALVKTGDLLFLIDKRSYQAEYDQAVSELALFEAKEKLAKTTLARNEKLVTKGAVSQEAFDEAVAAADEATAQVAASKSDIAAKKVNLDYCTISSPIDGRIDRTFVTIGNLVQSGIGNPTLLTTIVSVDPVYVYFDVDELALLKYIEQTNQDTDDRADGSLRDQKIPVELSLADGTIYPHRGIVDFGSNQVNAATGTLTVRAVVPNPDGTLRPGMFARVKVAAGNPYKAVLVPQQAIGANQSNRFVYVMNDKGDAIVKPVTLGTKQGKLQVVKTGLKAGEEVIINGTLLVRPGKPVKADHATMPDPPPIDKNLLRSEIDEEQPSAEKPQDKPKDETKEAAPAPMDS; the protein is encoded by the coding sequence ATGATCAAATCTCGCACGTTACACTCCTGTTTTGCTTTCGCCTTACTAGGCCTCATGCTTTTGGGCTGTGGTCGTCGTCGTGAATTGCCTCAAGCAGGCCCACCGCCGGTAACCGTTGCCCCGGCCATCGAACGCGAAGTAGTCGATTTCGACGAATATACCGGCCACGTCGAAGCGATTTCATCCGTTGACGTTTACGCTAAGGTCTCGGGCTACCTAGAAAAGGTCGCCTTTCAAGACGGGGCCCTCGTTAAAACTGGCGACCTGCTCTTTTTGATCGACAAACGCTCGTATCAAGCCGAATACGATCAAGCGGTCTCGGAATTAGCTTTGTTTGAAGCAAAAGAAAAACTCGCCAAGACTACCTTGGCCCGAAACGAGAAGCTGGTCACTAAAGGAGCGGTTAGCCAAGAAGCCTTCGATGAAGCCGTGGCCGCTGCCGATGAAGCAACCGCCCAAGTGGCCGCCTCGAAATCGGATATCGCCGCCAAAAAAGTCAACCTCGACTACTGCACCATCTCTTCCCCCATCGATGGTCGCATCGATCGCACGTTCGTCACGATTGGTAACCTGGTTCAAAGTGGCATTGGCAATCCTACACTGCTAACGACGATTGTTTCGGTCGATCCGGTCTATGTTTACTTCGACGTCGACGAACTGGCCTTGCTGAAATACATCGAGCAAACCAACCAAGATACAGACGACCGTGCTGATGGCTCGCTCCGCGATCAAAAGATCCCTGTTGAACTCAGCCTGGCCGATGGCACCATCTATCCCCATCGTGGCATCGTCGACTTTGGCTCGAACCAAGTGAACGCAGCCACCGGCACTTTAACCGTGCGGGCGGTTGTTCCCAATCCGGACGGCACCTTGCGGCCAGGCATGTTTGCCCGCGTTAAGGTAGCGGCAGGCAACCCGTACAAAGCCGTTCTCGTTCCTCAACAGGCAATCGGAGCGAATCAAAGCAATCGGTTTGTCTATGTAATGAATGACAAAGGTGACGCGATTGTGAAGCCGGTGACACTCGGCACCAAGCAAGGCAAACTCCAAGTTGTTAAGACCGGCCTTAAAGCTGGCGAAGAAGTGATCATCAACGGCACACTGTTGGTGCGGCCAGGCAAACCTGTTAAAGCCGACCACGCCACCATGCCCGATCCCCCACCGATCGACAAAAATTTGCTCCGTAGCGAAATTGACGAGGAACAACCTTCTGCTGAGAAACCTCAGGACAAACCGAAGGACGAAACCAAGGAAGCCGCTCCGGCTCCGATGGATTCTTAG
- a CDS encoding helix-turn-helix transcriptional regulator, with translation MPRKREPRLDNRVKDLRAAKGNVTQQVLADEVGVTRQTIVALEGGAYTPSLTLALKISKYFGKSVEEIFWMNEV, from the coding sequence ATGCCGCGTAAACGCGAGCCTCGTTTAGATAACCGCGTCAAAGACCTGAGAGCTGCCAAGGGGAATGTCACCCAGCAAGTCTTGGCGGATGAGGTCGGGGTCACCCGGCAAACAATCGTGGCCTTGGAGGGGGGAGCCTACACGCCATCGCTCACCCTGGCGCTCAAGATTTCCAAGTACTTCGGCAAAAGCGTGGAAGAAATTTTTTGGATGAATGAAGTGTAA
- a CDS encoding SUMF1/EgtB/PvdO family nonheme iron enzyme, protein MPDSPYYDLNEIEPRVCQLAAEVLGLKLDEVLPESRLIEDLHVDSLCMVELFMTVEEEFDIEIPNKPTNPFAKSVFTRNPFRIRDLAEVVYLQQESCCPQRSGWRRQVVARSSGPELTFTQLSGRFQTSYPVPDPLLYERLEAETDVPLFRRFSDGMRCFQLPGGQVTLGSQAPIAQADEGPVHSVELDSFLIDAEPVSTTAHCRFLNSIHSFEKQWRDWFLLEETDDRIAQMQIELTGNLWRPLAGTEWMPMVLVSWWGANAYSLWTNRWDWHFYQSHAGFLPTEAQWEYAAQGAYQEVANDETEALSYVAAQHEPGTTYVADSMRMAPVHALLGVSKFGLHHMAGNVWQWCRDWYAEDFYQTPAAQDRNPVNTQPTGIRSERGGSWVGPTELCRPSYRRGREPWARGRCLGFRCVGQATNLP, encoded by the coding sequence ATGCCAGACAGCCCCTACTACGATCTAAACGAGATAGAACCGCGCGTCTGCCAGCTGGCGGCCGAAGTGCTTGGCCTGAAGCTTGACGAGGTGCTGCCAGAGAGTCGCTTGATCGAGGACTTGCATGTGGATAGCCTCTGCATGGTCGAGCTTTTCATGACCGTGGAAGAAGAATTCGATATCGAAATCCCCAACAAGCCAACCAACCCATTTGCCAAGTCGGTCTTTACACGGAATCCTTTTCGTATCCGCGATTTGGCTGAGGTCGTTTATTTGCAGCAAGAGAGTTGTTGCCCTCAGCGGAGCGGATGGCGCAGGCAAGTGGTTGCTCGCAGTAGCGGCCCGGAGCTTACGTTCACCCAGCTAAGCGGCCGTTTTCAAACGAGCTATCCCGTGCCCGATCCCTTGCTTTACGAGCGACTTGAAGCCGAGACTGACGTTCCGCTCTTTCGGCGATTTTCGGATGGGATGCGTTGCTTTCAATTGCCCGGCGGCCAAGTAACGCTCGGCAGCCAAGCCCCAATCGCCCAGGCGGACGAAGGGCCGGTTCATTCGGTCGAACTCGATTCGTTTTTGATCGACGCCGAACCGGTTTCGACGACCGCGCACTGCCGGTTTCTGAATTCCATTCATTCGTTTGAAAAGCAATGGCGAGATTGGTTTCTGCTTGAAGAAACGGACGACCGTATTGCCCAAATGCAGATTGAACTTACCGGAAACCTTTGGCGACCATTGGCCGGTACCGAATGGATGCCGATGGTGCTGGTCTCGTGGTGGGGAGCCAATGCCTACTCGCTGTGGACTAACCGTTGGGATTGGCATTTTTATCAATCGCACGCCGGGTTCCTGCCCACGGAAGCGCAATGGGAATACGCCGCCCAAGGGGCCTACCAGGAAGTAGCGAACGACGAAACGGAAGCGCTTTCCTATGTCGCCGCCCAGCATGAGCCAGGAACTACCTATGTAGCCGACTCGATGCGAATGGCCCCGGTGCATGCCTTACTGGGGGTCTCGAAGTTCGGGCTTCATCACATGGCCGGCAATGTTTGGCAATGGTGCCGCGATTGGTACGCCGAAGACTTCTACCAAACCCCTGCGGCGCAAGATCGCAACCCAGTCAACACACAGCCCACTGGTATCCGCAGCGAACGAGGTGGCAGTTGGGTTGGCCCGACCGAGCTTTGCCGCCCTTCGTATCGCCGGGGCCGCGAGCCCTGGGCCCGAGGTCGCTGCTTGGGGTTTCGTTGTGTGGGCCAAGCAACTAATCTGCCTTGA